From Candidatus Omnitrophota bacterium, one genomic window encodes:
- a CDS encoding thioesterase family protein — translation MNAVDLTEIRVRYAETDQMGVVYYSNYFVWFEVARTEYFRSRGVDYRSLEEKEKIYLPVVEAYCRYRMPIRYDDRVIVETQVAEVTGTRLVFEYKVKREGKTCTSGRTVHVFVNAAGEPIPIPKMVKNILSE, via the coding sequence ATGAACGCTGTTGATCTTACGGAAATACGCGTCAGGTACGCTGAGACGGACCAGATGGGTGTCGTGTATTACTCGAATTATTTTGTATGGTTCGAGGTGGCCAGGACCGAATATTTCAGGTCGAGAGGCGTGGACTATCGTTCTCTCGAGGAAAAAGAAAAAATATACCTGCCGGTGGTCGAGGCTTATTGCCGGTATCGTATGCCCATAAGGTACGATGACAGGGTCATTGTCGAAACGCAGGTGGCTGAGGTAACCGGTACGCGCCTGGTCTTCGAGTATAAGGTGAAAAGGGAAGGGAAGACCTGTACCTCGGGGCGGACCGTACATGTGTTCGTGAACGCCGCCGGCGAACCGATACCTATCCCCAAGATGGTTAAGAACATACTTTCCGAATGA
- a CDS encoding secondary thiamine-phosphate synthase enzyme YjbQ, which yields MSNNKIAIFSVDSGKKEELIDITGPVREVISASGVSGGVCHVFIPHTTAGVTINENADPDVRLDIIKGLGTIVPENEDYRHCEGNSPAHIKASIMGSSIQVMIEQARPLLGTWQGIYLCEFDGPRSRKVYVKIIRDQ from the coding sequence ATGTCGAATAATAAGATCGCGATCTTCAGCGTGGATTCCGGAAAAAAAGAGGAACTCATAGACATAACCGGCCCGGTCAGGGAAGTGATATCGGCTTCCGGGGTTAGCGGGGGTGTATGTCATGTGTTCATCCCGCATACGACCGCGGGTGTGACCATAAATGAGAACGCGGACCCGGATGTGCGGCTGGATATAATAAAGGGTCTCGGGACGATCGTACCGGAAAACGAAGATTACCGCCACTGCGAGGGAAATTCCCCGGCACATATAAAAGCTTCCATTATGGGTAGTTCCATACAGGTGATGATAGAGCAAGCCAGGCCGCTTCTGGGCACATGGCAGGGGATATACCTTTGTGAGTTCGATGGGCCAAGGTCCAGGAAAGTGTACGTGAAGATAATTAGGGACCAATAG